Proteins encoded by one window of Kribbella flavida DSM 17836:
- a CDS encoding MarR family winged helix-turn-helix transcriptional regulator — MSDTEAPAPDTGPGQTLFAFVRHWSRRWNAAGDGQVAQRGRQVLVTEAVHALSGRGTATINAVAREIGIDQSGASRLVKDAVSAGYLALRPAADDARRRDVSITPAGLELLQDAHRWQETMFDQLTERWTPEQKTEFHRAMRSLLDRSHTLGPG; from the coding sequence ATGAGCGACACCGAAGCACCGGCACCGGATACGGGCCCTGGGCAAACACTGTTCGCCTTCGTCCGGCACTGGTCCCGGCGGTGGAACGCCGCCGGCGACGGGCAGGTGGCGCAGCGCGGACGTCAGGTCCTCGTCACCGAGGCCGTGCACGCCCTCAGCGGCCGGGGAACGGCGACGATCAACGCCGTCGCCCGCGAGATCGGTATCGACCAGAGCGGCGCGTCACGGCTGGTGAAGGACGCGGTCAGCGCCGGCTATCTGGCGCTGAGGCCCGCGGCTGACGACGCGAGGCGCCGCGACGTCTCGATCACTCCCGCCGGCCTGGAGCTGCTGCAGGACGCGCACCGCTGGCAGGAGACGATGTTCGACCAGCTCACCGAACGCTGGACGCCGGAGCAGAAGACCGAGTTCCATCGTGCGATGCGGAGCCTGCTCGACCGGTCGCACACGCTCGGGCCTGGCTGA